In the Bacillus sp. FJAT-42376 genome, AAGCACTGCCTCCTCCGCTAAATAAAGACGAAGAAGAGATCCTTCTGAAAAAGCTTCCCGGGGGAGACCAAGCCGCGCGGGCCATTCTTATTGAACGGAACTTGCGGCTCGTCGTGTATATCGCCCGGAAATTTGAAAATACGGGGATTAATATTGAAGATTTAATCAGCATCGGCACAATCGGTCTGATAAAAGCCGTCAATACGTTCAACCCCGAAAAAAAGATCAAACTCGCTACATATGCCTCCAGATGCATTGAAAATGAAATCCTCATGTACTTGAGAAGAAACAACAAGATCCGTTCTGAAGTCTCGTTTGATGAGCCGCTGAACATTGACTGGGATGGGAATGAATTGCTTCTCTCAGATGTACTCGGCACCGATGATGATATTATCACAAAGGATCTTGAAGCAAATGTGGACCGCAAGCTCCTGCTAAAAGCGCTT is a window encoding:
- the sigE gene encoding RNA polymerase sporulation sigma factor SigE, with product MKNLRLRLTYWWYKLLTKLGLKTDEIYYIGGSEALPPPLNKDEEEILLKKLPGGDQAARAILIERNLRLVVYIARKFENTGINIEDLISIGTIGLIKAVNTFNPEKKIKLATYASRCIENEILMYLRRNNKIRSEVSFDEPLNIDWDGNELLLSDVLGTDDDIITKDLEANVDRKLLLKALQQLNDREKQIMELRFGLQGGEEKTQKDVADMLGISQSYISRLEKRIIKRLRKEFNKMV